The sequence below is a genomic window from Halosolutus gelatinilyticus.
GAACGCGACCGCCACCGCGACGCCGGTCAGGATGAACAGCGTCGAGAACCGCAGCGTCCGCGAGACGGCGGATTCGCTCCCGAACGCGCCGACGACCAGGTGGGTCGCGAACTGCGCCGGATCGTACCCCGCCGCGGCCACGATCGCGAGTCCCAACAGCAGGGCCAGCGCCGTCGAGGCGATCGCGATCGCGATCCGTTCGAGGACCGTGGCCGCGAGCAGCCGATCGGCGGTCCGGTCGAGCACCGCCCGAAGGCGTCCCGTCTCGACCCCGCTCACGGCTGGACACCTCGGTTCGGATCGGCCGCGTCCGATTCGCCGTCGGGACGCTGGCCGGCCATCAGGAGGCCCAGTTCCTCGTCGGTCGCCGCCTCCGGGTCGACCGTGTCGACGAACTGGCCCTCGTACATGACCGCGATCCGATCGGCGAGCTTCCTGATCTCCTCCAGCTTGGACGAGACGACGACGATCGCCAGGCCGGCCTCGCGGAGTTCGAGCAGCCTGTTGTGGATGAACTCGATCGAGCCGATGTCGACCCCGCGGGTCGGGTGCGAGGCGATCATCGCCGCCGGGTCGTGCCCGATCTCCCGGCCGACGATGAACTTCTGTTGGTTGCCCCCGGACAGCGAGGACGCCGTCGCGTCGGGGTTCGGCGGCTGAACGTCGAACTCCGCGACGATCTCCTCGGCGTGATCGCGAACGGCTGCCCAATCGAGGAATCGTCCGTTCGCGTACGGGTCGATCGTCTGGTTGCCGAGCAGCGCGTTTCGGACCAGATCGTACTCCTGTACCAGCCCCTCGGTCTGGCGGTCCTCGGGAATGTAGGCGATGTCCGCCTCGAGCAGGTCGCGGCGGCTCGCATCGGTGACGTCCTCCCCGCGGAACGCGATCGTCCCCGACTCGACCGACCGGAGCCCGGTGAGCGCCTCGACCAGTTCCGACTGGCCGTTCCCCTGTACCCCGGCGATGCCCAGGATCTCGCTCGTTCGAACCGTCAGGTCGACGTCGCGCACCCGATCGAGCCCGCGATCGCCCTCGATACGGAGCCCCTCCGCCTCGAGAACCGGATCGCCGGGCGTCGCCTCCCGCGAGAGCCGATCGAACAGCACCTCGCGGCCGACCATCTGCCGCGCCAGTTCCTGCTCGGAGGTCGCGTCGGCGTCGACGGTCCCGACGGCCGCGCCGTCCCGGAGGACGGTGATCTCGTCCGCGGCCGCCAGCGCCTCGTCGAGTTTGTGCGTGATGAAGACGAGCGATCGGCCGGCGTCCGCGAGGTCGCACATTACATCCAGCAGCCGATCGACCTCCTGGGGCGTGAGCACCGCCGTCGGCTCGTCGAGGATCAGCACCTCCGCGCCGCGGTAGAGGCTCTTGACGATCTCGACGCGCTGCTGGGCGCCGAGGTCGAGATCCTCGACCGGGGTCTCGAGATACCGATCGACGTCGAATCCGTACCGGGAGCAGATCGCTTCGATCTCGTCTCTTGCCGCCGCTTCGTCGACTAACCCGTTCTCCGTCGGCTCGTGACCGAGAACGACGTTCTGCAGGACGGTCATGGGCTTTACGAGCTGGAAGTGCTGGTGGATCATCCCGACGCCCGCGTCCATCGCGTCCCGCGGCGAGTCGAACGCCCGCGGTTCCCCGTCGACGTAGATCGTGCCCTCGTCCTGCTCGTACAGGCCGTAGAGGACGCTCATGAGGGTGGTCTTTCCCGATCCGTTCTCGCCGAGCAGCGCGTGGATCGTCCCCGTCTCCAGCGCGAAGTCGACGCTGTCGTTCGCGACGACATCGCCGAACCGCTTGGTGATCCCGTCGAGTCGGACGGCCGTCGGCGGATCAGTTGCAGTCATAACACCTCGTCGAGAATGTACTCATAGCTGTGAGGCGTGGGCGTTAGCAGCTCGTCGGGCCGCACGAGAGTTCGATCTCGTCGTTGGCGAACCCGTCTTTCGCCTCCTGGAGGTTCTCGTCGACGGCGTCCGGAAGGGCGCTCTCGAACGCCTGCCCGACGACAAAGTCGATCGCCCCCTGCTCGACGCTGAGGTTGTTCTCGCCGACGTAGTCGTCGAAGTTCCCCTCGGCGGCCGCCCCGGCGACCTCGTAGGTCGCTTCGTCGAGCGCCTTGACGGCTGAACCGATGATGACGTCTTGGTATTGCTCCTCGGTCACCGACTGATCGGTGTCGACGCCGATCGCGAAGCGGCCGTTCTCCTCGGCGGCCGAGAAGACGCCCGTGCCGGCGGCCGACGCCGCGTGGTAGATGATGTCCGCACCGTCGTCGTACTGCGACGCGGCGACGTTCTCCGCCGCGCTCGAATCCTCGAAGCTCCCGCCGTAGCCGGTCAGCACCTCGACGTCGTCTGCGATCCACTCGGCGCCTTCGACGTAGGACTGTTCGAACGCGTTGATCAGCGGCATGTCCTCCCCGCCGACGAACCCGATCGTGCGCTCGCCGGGTTCCGTCTCGCTGCCCTCGTGTTCCAACTCTTCCTGGGTCATCGTTCCGGCCACGACGCCGGCCAGGAACGACATCTCGTTGTTCATCTCGATCCACCCGGATACGTTGTCCGCACCCTCGATGCGGTCGTTGATGATCATCCAGTTCTGGTCCGGGTACTCCTCGGCGTTGACCTCCAGCGCGTCGACGTGGTTGAACCCGACCACGACGATGAGGTCGTAGTCGCCGGAGTCGGCGAGACTCGCCTGCGTCGACTCGTACTCGGCCTCTTCCGTCTCCTGGACGTCGTTGACCGAAACGTCCCACTTCTCGGCCGCCCGCTGCAGGCCGGCGAGCGCGTTGTCGTTGAACGCGTTGTCGCCGAACCCGGCGGGGCTGGAGACGATCGCGACGTTCGTCTCGGCGCCCCCCTCGTCGCCGTTTTCGCCCCCCAGACACCCGGCGATCGCCGTTCCGCCGGCGACGGTCGCACCCGCCGCCAGCACGGCCCGGCGACCGATCGAAGACGCGTCGCCAGCACCGTCCGATTCCCCAGCACCGTTCTCCGCATCCACTCTACGAGACATTCGGTATGCTACACGATTGTCAGCCACTATAAATGTACGTATTACCTGAACGTTCCGAACGGAGCGGTCGACGATCGGATACCGGGATCGCGGCCGAAGGCGCGGTCGACGACGTTCGCGTTTATCACGGTCCTCGCCGTAGCGAATCGCGTGCCCGGGGATCGAGAGAAGCCGAGTCGGCAGGTCGAACTCGCGAACAGCCCCGTCCGCCGGACGTGGTACGGCTACGGCAGCCTCGCCCGCGTCGAGAAGAGTGGAGCCGGTCGATTTCTCCACGACTGCAGCCACGTGTTCGGCGACGTCTCGATCCCCTCGCTGCCCGTCCTGTTCGCGATCATGGCGGCGCCCGGAACCGGCCCGTACGACGCGACCGCCGCCGGCCTCCTCGCGTGGGCGACGATGGTTGTCGTCGGGACGGCGATTCGCGGCGGCTGGATCGAGCCCCTCGCAACCGACACCCTCGGGTGGGTCTCGCTCTCGCCGTCGCTGATCGCCCTGCGACTCGTTTACTACAACTTCGTGCTCGCCGTCGGCGTCTTCGGCGGCGTCGCCCTCGCGCGGATCGTCGACGTCGCCTCGCTCTCGCTCGTCGCCGCGTTCGTCGTCGCACTCGGCTCGACGCTGGCTTTCCCGCGACTCGCCGAGTCGACCTACGCCGCGCTCCACGATCGGTAACGGCCCAGCGGGGTCCCCGAGACGGTTACCGGGGCCGCGCGACGAGACCCAGGTGATCGGCGTGGTAGTCGTCGAGTCTCCGATCCTCGAGCGGTTCGTACGCGTCGGCGAGTTCCTCGCGCACGTCGTCGAAGACGTCCGCCGGGTCGCGAGTCACGTCCTCGCTGCGGGCTTTCACGGCGAGGAGCAGTCGCCCGTCGTCTGCGAGGAACCGCGCGTTCTCGATCGCCACGCGGGCCTGCCCGCGCGTGGCGACGTCCTGGACGACGACGTCCACGTCCGATTCGACGACGTGCGCGTAGGTCTCGGGCTTGCGAGCGTCCTTGAGCAGCGGGAACAGCCGCGGCCGCGACTCGGCGGCCGAGAGCAGGTCGCGGGCCGGTCGCGGGGCGAACTCGATCGCGTAGGTCGGCCCGGCGAAGTCGGCGACGTGGCTCACCGTCGTCCCGCTGGCGGCGCCGAGGTAGAGTACCGTCTCGCCGCCCTCGAGTCCGGTATCCATGCCGAGGGCGAGCATCGCGCCGAGTTTCGATCGGTTCGGGTTCCAGGCGCGCCACTCGCCGTCCGTGGGTTCGCCGTAGACCGGCTCGCCCCGCGTTGCGAGTCGCGTCGTCCCGTCGAACTCGCGGCGACCGACGCCGTCGGGAAGCGCGTCCTCACGCATCGCCGTCACCTCCCTCGTCGACCGTCCGGGCCTGGATCGTCTCGATGCGATCGGCCAGATCGGCCTCGAGTTCCGGATTCAGGTCGCCCGAGTAGTGGTCGATCCGGGCGGCGATCGCGAGTTTTCCGGCGACCGCGCGTGCGGCCGAACCCCGGTTCTCGGGGTGAGTGCCACGGACCGCGTCGTGCGTGTAGATGATCCCGTGTTTCGGCGACGGTGCGTGCCCCCGAAGGTGGGCGAACAGCGCGTCTTCCGCGCCGAGGACCTGAATCGTCCCGCTGGGCTTCTTCGCGAGGGGCTCCAGTCCGCCGGCGAGCGAGAGCAGCCGGGCGGCCAGGATCGGCCCCGCGAGCGCCGAGAGGTTGGGGGCGACCGCCGGCGTTCGTCGCTCGACGAACTCGCGCAGCTCGTCGGCCTCGTCCGCGAGCGCGACGACGCGATCGGCCAGCGATCGGACGGTCGCCGCGTCCCGGAGCTCTCGCTCCCCGGCGGCGATCTCGCGCGCGTACTCGATCCCCGTTCCGGCCTCGGGATCGATCGTCCCCGCCCACTCGGTCAGTCGCTCGGCGAGTTCGTTCGCCGTTCGCGTGCAGTCGTCCATCGCCCGGATCGCGTGGACCAGCTGGCGATCGTCCGCGCGTTCGCGCTCCTCGACGACCGATCGGGTCGCGGCCAGCGCGGCCTCGTGGAGTCGATCGTAGTAGTCGTCCTCGTCCGCCGCGAACCCGGTGTCGACGGCCGCGTCGGGCCACGATCGCGGTTCGGCGGTGCGTCCGTCGCGAATCCGGGCCGTCACCGTCTCGAGGTCGTCGGGATCGACGCCGTCGAACCAGCCCGCGGACGCGGGACGGTCTTCGTTCATGTGTGGTCCCTAGCGACCGCCCTCGTATATGCGTTCTCGATACGGGGCCGCGGAGCGACGGAAAAATGATGTCCGATCGTCGGGACGATGAGCGTCCACCGATCGGGTCTGTGGCGCGCTTACTGCGCTTCGGCGGCCGACTCGTTGGCCGCGCTCTCGTTCTCTTGGGCCGCGCCGTTCGCGTTCACCTGCTCGTCCTCTTGGACGGCGGTCTCGACCGACTCGTTCTCCGCGACGGATTCGTTTTCGTCGCTACCGACGGACGCGGAGTCGTTCTCGGAGGCGTTCGATTCGTCGTCGGCCTGCGCTTCGTCAGATTCGTTGTCTGCCGCGGTATCGGCGGCGTCGTCCGTCGGCGTTTCGTTGGACTCGTCGTCCGCCGGCGCCTCGATCGGTTCGACGTCCTCATCGGCGGCCTGGGTCTGGTCGGCGATCGCTTCGGCCGCCCCCGTCCCGGGTGCGAGCACGTAGATCGTCGCCCGTTCGATCGAGATCGTCAGGTCGGCGTCGCTCGTGTTCGCGTCGCTCTCGTTCGTCGCGTCATCCGCGGCAACGCCGGTTTCGGCCGCGTCAGAGACTGCTCCGGTGGGGTTGCCGGGGAGGACGAAAATCGTCGCCCGTTCGATCGTCACGTGGAACGAGTGGTCGTCGGACGCCTCGTCCTCGCTGGCGGACTCGTTTTCGTCGGCCGCGGATTCGTTCTCGTCGACCGCGGTCTCGTTGTCGTCGGCGACGGATCCGGTCTCCGCCGCGACGGACTCGCTTCCCATTGCGACGGCCTCGCCGGCGAGCGCCGAGAGGCTACCCTGGTCTTCCAGCGTGACGACGATCGTCGCCTCCTCGATCGTCACCTCGGTCGGTCCGTCCCCTTCCGCGGGGAGGTCGCCGGCGTCTTCGAGGAGCACGGCGATCGCCGCGTCCTCGACGGAGAGTTCGGGGACGCCGCCCTCGGTCGCGGGATCGAACTGGGCGTTCGCGATCGCGGACTCGTCGACGGTCACGAAGACGGTCGCCTGGTCGATCGTCGCGTTGTCGGCGTCGGTTTCGTTTTCGTTGGCCGACGAGTCGGTCGCGTTGTCGGCGCTCTCGTTGTCCGCCGCGTCGGACTCGTCGGTCGCGCCGGCGTCGTCATCGGAGACCGGCTCGACGGAGACGATTTCGGCCTCCTCGATCGTAACGGAGACCGAGACGTTTTCGTGGACCGCGAGGGCGTCCTGAGATAGTTCCGCGTCTGTACCCGCACCTGCCGTCGGCGGTGCTGCTGCCATCGCGCCCGTCGATACGACGAGCATCAGAACGGCGATAATAGTAGCGAAATGTTTTACTTCGATCATATCGTGCCTAGTGGCAGACTACCATTCACCGTTTGTCACGTTAACCTCGTCGACGGTCTCGGTCGGAAAGGGTGCAATACCACAGTTTAGAAGATTGTTCAGTTCCTACGAACTATCGGGAAAGTAGACGTGGTACTACAGAAACGAGGATGCGAGCGTCTCCCGCGCGAATCCGGCGCATCCTCAACCGGCTTTCTACCCGAATTCGGTCGTTTACGGGCCCCAGAGTCCGAAATTTCGATGCCCTTGAATCGTGGTAGGATCAGCCTGACGGTCCGAACGATCGATCGCGGAAACGGACAGTACCGGGCGGGTCCGATCGGTCGCCGTTCGTGTTGCTCGAGCGCTTGAGAGTCAGCCGGTTCGGCACGAGGTCACGGGACCGATCGACACTCGACGCGATCGGGCTCGGATCGCGCCGCGAGTTCGAGCGCGGTCGAGCTCGGAGCGCCGCGGATCGGCCCCGCATCCGATCGCAACGCGCGACGATCGTCACTTGTTCGGGGAGACGATCTCGTCTAAGTTCTCGATCGTGACGTCGTGACCTGCGCTCTCGCCGGGGAGGATGTCGCCCAGCGCGGCGCCGATCGCGCCCGCCGTCCAGACGACCGTGATCCGGGCGAACGCCTCCAGGGGCGACGGGTCGTCGACGGCGAGTCGACCCCACGTCGCCAGCAGGACCGCCGCCGTCAGAAACGAAATCGCCAGCACGCCGATCAGCCGACGGGGAACAACGCCGAAGAGCGGGTTCGTCACGTTCACCTCGCGGATGTCGGTCCAGTAGAGGAGCCCAGTCGTCAACACGACGACGAAGGCGACGTTCCCGACGAGGTAGATCGGAATCCCCGCTCGGGTCGTCCCGACGAAGTGGTCCGCGATCACGAAGACGCCGTCCTCGACGAGCAGCGGGAGCGCGAGCAGGATGGTTCCGACGAACGCTTCGGCCATGTCTCGGGCCGTGTACTTCCTGATCCCGCGCCCGACCGCGTCCAACCCCGGAATCCGGCGAGCGACCGCCATCGTCTCCCGAACCTGCTCGCGCTCGTCCGGGTGGTCGACGAGCTCCTCGAGCTGTTCGAGCCGATCGAGCAGCTGGTCGACGTCCGGCTCCGACGGGATCTCCGCGGGC
It includes:
- a CDS encoding ABC transporter ATP-binding protein; translated protein: MTATDPPTAVRLDGITKRFGDVVANDSVDFALETGTIHALLGENGSGKTTLMSVLYGLYEQDEGTIYVDGEPRAFDSPRDAMDAGVGMIHQHFQLVKPMTVLQNVVLGHEPTENGLVDEAAARDEIEAICSRYGFDVDRYLETPVEDLDLGAQQRVEIVKSLYRGAEVLILDEPTAVLTPQEVDRLLDVMCDLADAGRSLVFITHKLDEALAAADEITVLRDGAAVGTVDADATSEQELARQMVGREVLFDRLSREATPGDPVLEAEGLRIEGDRGLDRVRDVDLTVRTSEILGIAGVQGNGQSELVEALTGLRSVESGTIAFRGEDVTDASRRDLLEADIAYIPEDRQTEGLVQEYDLVRNALLGNQTIDPYANGRFLDWAAVRDHAEEIVAEFDVQPPNPDATASSLSGGNQQKFIVGREIGHDPAAMIASHPTRGVDIGSIEFIHNRLLELREAGLAIVVVSSKLEEIRKLADRIAVMYEGQFVDTVDPEAATDEELGLLMAGQRPDGESDAADPNRGVQP
- a CDS encoding BMP family lipoprotein, with amino-acid sequence MSRRVDAENGAGESDGAGDASSIGRRAVLAAGATVAGGTAIAGCLGGENGDEGGAETNVAIVSSPAGFGDNAFNDNALAGLQRAAEKWDVSVNDVQETEEAEYESTQASLADSGDYDLIVVVGFNHVDALEVNAEEYPDQNWMIINDRIEGADNVSGWIEMNNEMSFLAGVVAGTMTQEELEHEGSETEPGERTIGFVGGEDMPLINAFEQSYVEGAEWIADDVEVLTGYGGSFEDSSAAENVAASQYDDGADIIYHAASAAGTGVFSAAEENGRFAIGVDTDQSVTEEQYQDVIIGSAVKALDEATYEVAGAAAEGNFDDYVGENNLSVEQGAIDFVVGQAFESALPDAVDENLQEAKDGFANDEIELSCGPTSC
- a CDS encoding fibrillarin-like rRNA/tRNA 2'-O-methyltransferase is translated as MREDALPDGVGRREFDGTTRLATRGEPVYGEPTDGEWRAWNPNRSKLGAMLALGMDTGLEGGETVLYLGAASGTTVSHVADFAGPTYAIEFAPRPARDLLSAAESRPRLFPLLKDARKPETYAHVVESDVDVVVQDVATRGQARVAIENARFLADDGRLLLAVKARSEDVTRDPADVFDDVREELADAYEPLEDRRLDDYHADHLGLVARPR
- a CDS encoding NOP5/NOP56 family protein, which encodes MNEDRPASAGWFDGVDPDDLETVTARIRDGRTAEPRSWPDAAVDTGFAADEDDYYDRLHEAALAATRSVVEERERADDRQLVHAIRAMDDCTRTANELAERLTEWAGTIDPEAGTGIEYAREIAAGERELRDAATVRSLADRVVALADEADELREFVERRTPAVAPNLSALAGPILAARLLSLAGGLEPLAKKPSGTIQVLGAEDALFAHLRGHAPSPKHGIIYTHDAVRGTHPENRGSAARAVAGKLAIAARIDHYSGDLNPELEADLADRIETIQARTVDEGGDGDA
- a CDS encoding DUF2391 domain-containing protein — translated: MSNPDLDSPPDSGGPAPAEIPSEPDVDQLLDRLEQLEELVDHPDEREQVRETMAVARRIPGLDAVGRGIRKYTARDMAEAFVGTILLALPLLVEDGVFVIADHFVGTTRAGIPIYLVGNVAFVVVLTTGLLYWTDIREVNVTNPLFGVVPRRLIGVLAISFLTAAVLLATWGRLAVDDPSPLEAFARITVVWTAGAIGAALGDILPGESAGHDVTIENLDEIVSPNK